One genomic window of Streptomyces sp. WP-1 includes the following:
- a CDS encoding integrase core domain-containing protein codes for MESSVHSSSRSPPGEWSAGSWPTICAPSWSSRCCGPSAADAAPPGRRFSIQTAAVGTTSREFSLLADEFNIRLSISRTGQCWDDALAESFFATPKGGLFGDRSWPSGSVARTVVFEWTEGWYKLHRLHSSLGYRGPADHEAALAA; via the coding sequence TTGGAATCCTCCGTACATTCGTCATCGAGATCGCCTCCCGGCGAGTGGTCGGCTGGGTCATGGCCGACCATCTGCGCACCGAGCTGGTCGTCGAGGTGCTGCGGTCCGTCTGCCGCCGACGCCGCCCCGCCGGGACGGCGCTTTTCCATTCAGACCGCGGCTGTCGGCACCACCAGCCGCGAATTCTCCCTGCTGGCAGATGAATTCAATATTCGCCTGTCGATCAGCCGCACCGGCCAGTGCTGGGACGACGCGTTGGCCGAGTCGTTCTTCGCCACGCCGAAGGGCGGACTGTTCGGCGACCGTTCCTGGCCGAGCGGGTCCGTCGCCCGCACCGTGGTCTTCGAATGGACCGAGGGCTGGTACAAATTGCACCGGTTGCACAGCAGTCTCGGCTACCGCGGCCCCGCCGACCACGAGGCCGCCTTGGCAGCCTGA
- a CDS encoding DUF397 domain-containing protein, which translates to MAFNAQGLAPEGDFIVSSYSGNGNNCIKMAGPTLTHGYVAVCDSKHDNGPAFAIQPKAWKAFISFVA; encoded by the coding sequence ATGGCTTTTAACGCCCAAGGCCTCGCCCCTGAAGGCGACTTCATCGTCTCTTCCTACAGTGGCAACGGCAACAACTGCATCAAGATGGCCGGTCCGACTCTTACACATGGCTACGTGGCCGTGTGTGACTCGAAGCACGACAACGGACCAGCGTTCGCCATCCAGCCCAAGGCGTGGAAGGCGTTCATCTCCTTCGTCGCCTGA
- a CDS encoding class I SAM-dependent methyltransferase, which translates to MLHETRTPEYWDSLYSASYRVAPSRAEERQMMRALTGAECGMRVLDVGCGTGELSARMADWGMRVTGLDFSLAAITSARDTHPDREGLLDFCLYDVTAARPLVPAPEPADLVTCRLSFEFVDSPRFMVHLGRWLKPGGVLYIATHIAEKVSRGVANRGISAARVAELGDTWKHMTVYRLPDNLLGIVLRG; encoded by the coding sequence ATGCTCCATGAGACGCGGACTCCCGAGTACTGGGACAGCCTCTACAGCGCGAGCTATCGCGTCGCCCCGTCCCGCGCCGAGGAGCGGCAGATGATGCGGGCCCTCACCGGCGCCGAGTGCGGCATGCGCGTCCTGGACGTCGGATGCGGCACGGGCGAGCTGAGCGCGCGCATGGCCGACTGGGGAATGAGGGTCACCGGACTCGACTTCAGCCTGGCCGCGATCACGTCGGCGAGGGACACGCACCCCGACCGCGAGGGGCTGCTGGACTTCTGCCTGTACGACGTCACCGCCGCCAGGCCGCTCGTCCCCGCGCCAGAGCCCGCTGACCTGGTGACCTGCCGACTCAGCTTCGAGTTCGTGGACAGCCCCCGCTTCATGGTCCACCTCGGCCGCTGGCTCAAGCCTGGCGGAGTCCTCTACATCGCGACGCACATCGCCGAGAAGGTGTCGCGCGGTGTCGCAAACCGCGGCATATCGGCGGCCCGCGTCGCCGAGTTGGGCGACACATGGAAGCACATGACCGTGTATCGCCTCCCCGACAACCTGCTCGGCATCGTCCTGCGGGGCTGA
- a CDS encoding transposase family protein, giving the protein MVIHPAALDLPHALVEWVTMLIVTREGDRRCKLRPSQRAMVALVYLREHTTLAKIAAGFGISESTAHAYTSAVVGLLAERAPGLLKTLRAHDPEFVLLDGTLAECDRVGDGRADYSHKHRRHGVNVQVVTDPGGRLLWLSPALPGRTHDLTAARTHQIIRICERQGVPILADLAYQGAGPWLTTGIKRRPLQELTPTEKTLNRALAAARAPVERGVARLKSWRIFHRSRCSPNRMTSIAKAILTLERQR; this is encoded by the coding sequence TTGGTTATCCATCCTGCCGCACTCGACCTGCCGCATGCACTCGTGGAGTGGGTCACCATGCTGATCGTCACCCGTGAGGGCGACCGGCGCTGCAAACTCCGCCCGTCCCAGCGCGCGATGGTGGCACTGGTGTACCTGCGCGAGCACACCACTCTGGCGAAGATCGCCGCCGGGTTCGGGATCAGCGAGTCCACCGCCCACGCCTACACCAGCGCGGTCGTCGGCCTGCTCGCCGAACGCGCACCGGGCCTGCTGAAGACGCTCCGCGCGCACGACCCCGAGTTCGTCCTGCTCGACGGAACCCTCGCCGAGTGCGACCGGGTCGGCGACGGCCGGGCCGACTACTCCCACAAACACCGGCGCCACGGCGTGAACGTGCAGGTCGTCACCGACCCCGGCGGCCGGCTGCTGTGGCTCTCGCCCGCCCTGCCGGGCCGCACCCACGACCTGACCGCCGCCCGCACCCACCAGATCATCCGAATCTGCGAGCGCCAGGGCGTTCCCATCCTGGCCGATCTCGCCTACCAGGGCGCCGGCCCGTGGCTGACCACCGGCATCAAGCGCAGACCCCTGCAGGAACTCACTCCCACCGAAAAGACCCTCAACCGGGCACTGGCCGCAGCACGAGCGCCCGTCGAACGCGGCGTCGCGAGGCTGAAGTCCTGGCGTATCTTCCACCGGTCCCGATGCAGCCCCAACCGCATGACGTCAATCGCCAAGGCCATCCTCACACTGGAGCGGCAACGCTGA
- a CDS encoding DUF5753 domain-containing protein, giving the protein MDGISTTRLYRVERGTSAFRRSVDLVAVLNAYGVTDKNDIDFLVSIHRDSLNRGWWSTYARTMPSGMAMYIGLEDGAKAIRAWQPDVVLGLFQTEEYARAVFEVGKPVEERTTEFVKKGIRLRMERQEIIIRDNPVEVRAILDEAALRRVMGSSQVMRGQMDRLCELAALDNVTIQILPLANPTYRHPFDFTLMEFDDRIPTVVQMDTVDGTSTLSDKDTEV; this is encoded by the coding sequence ATGGACGGCATCAGCACCACGCGGTTGTACCGAGTTGAGCGAGGCACAAGCGCATTTCGACGGTCCGTCGACCTTGTGGCGGTCCTCAATGCCTACGGCGTGACCGACAAGAACGACATTGATTTCCTCGTCAGTATTCACCGAGACAGCCTGAACAGGGGCTGGTGGTCGACCTACGCTCGCACCATGCCATCCGGGATGGCGATGTACATCGGCTTGGAAGACGGAGCTAAGGCCATAAGGGCCTGGCAGCCCGACGTGGTGCTCGGACTCTTCCAGACGGAGGAGTACGCGCGAGCCGTGTTCGAGGTCGGCAAGCCTGTCGAAGAGCGCACGACAGAGTTCGTGAAGAAGGGCATCCGCCTGCGCATGGAGCGGCAGGAGATCATCATCAGGGACAATCCCGTGGAGGTTCGGGCCATCCTCGACGAGGCTGCCCTGCGCCGCGTCATGGGTAGCTCGCAGGTCATGAGAGGACAGATGGACCGGCTCTGCGAACTCGCGGCCCTGGACAACGTGACGATCCAGATCCTTCCCCTGGCAAACCCCACCTACCGTCATCCGTTTGACTTCACGCTGATGGAGTTCGACGACCGCATTCCGACCGTGGTCCAGATGGACACGGTCGACGGCACTTCCACCCTCAGCGACAAAGACACTGAGGTCTAA